From the Candidatus Manganitrophaceae bacterium genome, the window TCGGTCATCGGAAGGATTTGATAGACCGGCCCGCTCTGGACGACGCCGAATCCCTTCAGCTCCAGCACCGAGAGGAAGAGATCGTAGACCCGGTCGGCCGCCACCTTCGTCGGAGAGAAGATCGTCACCTTCCCCTTCACCCGCTCGTCGATGACGAAGTTCCTCCCGGTCAGCTCACTGACGAATTTGACGAAGACCGGCAGATCGACGTTGTTGAAGTCGAGGGTGATCATCTTTTCTTTCGGGATGGGGTGATCGTCTTTCGAAGCGGGCGAAGCGGGTGAAGCGGGCGGCGCAGGGGCCGCAGGCCGCTCCTCTTTGATGGGAGGAGGGGTCAGCGCTTTTCCCTGCTCTTGGGCGCGAAGGGGGGCAGGTGCCCCGATTCCAGACGCAAACACAACCGAGAGCACGAGACAGGCCGCGAGGCGTCTCTTCATACACTTCCCCTATCGAATATCGTAGCTGAACGTCTCTTTTTGATTGTTTCGAACCAGATCGACGGTGATGGCGCTTTCATCCTTGAGTTGCTCGAAAACCTTGAGGAAGTTCTGCGGGTCTTTCACTTCGATGCCGTTGACGCGATGGAGAATGTCGCCGTTTTGCAGGCCGATCTTCGAATAGAGGGAATCGTCGGCGATGGCGAAGATCCGGAAGCCGTCCGGCTTGCCGTCGGCGAAATTCGGAACGATCCGCGCCTTGGTCAGAAGCGCCGGGAGGTTGTCGACGGCGTTGTCGATCTCGCGCCGGTCCATCACCCAGCGGTTCTTTCCGGATGGACGAATGTTGCTGCCGGGGGTGCCGGCGGGAGCGGCGGAAACCGCCGTCGGGGTCGCGCGCAGCGCGGCTTTGTCTTCCGGATTGAGCGAGACCTCCAAGATCTCTTTGTCGGTGCCGCGGCGAACTTCAACCCGGTTCCGCCCGATCTTGGCGACCGCGCCGTCTTCTCCGATCAGATCGCCGATCCGATAGAGAAGCTGCTCGTGTGTTTTGGCGTCTTCAATGACGGCGTACGACTGCCCGTCGCTTCCGACGACCGTTCCGATCAAATTTTGATTGAGGGGAACGCGCGGCGCCGCCGGGATATCCGCAACCGACTGCGTCGGCCCGCCGGTCGGAGCTTCCGGTTTCTTCCCCCGCATCTTGGAGTTGAAGATGTTCCCTTCGACGATGATGTTGTAATCGCGCCCCGCCCCTTTGGCCGCCACCGGCAGCGCGGCATTCTGCGCCTTCGGGACTTCGATCGACGCTTCAAGGCGCGATCCGATCGCCAGATTCGCCATGTCGGCGATAAAATAGGCGCCGGCGGCAATCATCAATAAGTGGAGGAGCCAAAAATAAGACTTCTTCATCAAACCCTTTATAAGAAATGAGATTTTCGCTCTCTATTATAAAGATTTTGACGCCAATGTCAAATGGGAGGGGAATACGACAGCGGTAAACCTGAGATGATCCAGATCATTTCGGAATGACATCTTCGTTCTCTGATCCGATCTCATGAAAATTTAATATGCACTGTCGTAATTTTTAACAGATGTCCTTACGAGGTTCCGATCTAAGCGCCATTGCGGATACTCATTTATTGTAAGCTCAACAATACGAGGATTTCTCCTTCTCCTTCTTTCAGCGGCTCGAGCGCTTTGCCGATTAAAGTGCCGGGGCGGTGGATCGGCACCCCACCCAAATCAAGCGGCTCCGATTTCATGGCGATTCCTTCTTTGTCGCTGGTGACGAGCAAGTCGCCGACTTGAACTGACTTCTTCGTGGCATCGACTTTAATCTTCACCCTTCCCGTGGTGGCGACCTTGACCTTCCCTTCTCCTCCTTCGCCGAGCAGCAATCCGGGTGTCTCAGAGATGACCCCTGCCACGCGCGTATCATAGGAGCGCACGGAGGGGAGGACTTGATTGGAATGCTCTACATCCAAAATCACGACCGTTCCTGCAGGCATCGATTTGGGAGAGGTCACCCACTCGGCCACGTCTTGGTACTTGGCGGCAATGTTGCCGGTGACCGTCACATCGCCGACCACATGGAGTTTGGTAGAAGGAGAGGATGTCCCGATGCCGACGTTTCCGTTCTGCTTCATTATAAAATCAAATCCTAAACTTGGATTCCCTGAAAAGTAAACGACATTATCAGTAATCGTATTGCCAGCCACGACTCTTAATCCATGGTTTCCAACGCCAATCTGCGGTTGAAGGATATCTAATCTGTACCCTGTAGACGGAGTAGTCCCGATGCCGACATTGCCGGTATTTGTTACTATAAATCGATCTGTGAAGGAAGGCGGAGAAGAGGTTGTAGAAGTATCGGTCAAAACTCTAAAATTGCCATCGGTATCCAACATGGTTTGAACAAGTGGCATTGTATATGTTCTAATCCACGCGTTTGCGTCTCCATTGTAGCGGTGGCCCAAACTCCAATATGAATTTCCTGTAGAGTCAGTGTTGATAAAACCGAAAGTGCCCAAAGAAGCGAGCGTCCCATCAAGCCCTGGCGAAGAAGAACGAAGTAGTAGAAGGCCACTCTGATTGCCATTCCCAACAATATGTAACTTGGCGCCAGGTTCTGTCGTCCCGATACCAACGTTTCCGTTATACTTCATTATAAAATCAAATCCAGCGCTTGGATTCCCTGAAAAGTAAACAACATTATCAGTGATCGTATTGCCAGCCACGACTCTTAATCCGTGTTCTCCTCCTAGACCAACTTGTGGGTGAACGATATCTAATTTGTAGCCTGCGGTCGGACTCGTCGTCCCGATGCCGACGTTCACAGTTGTCGTCAAGCTAAGCCCGCTTTGATCTGTCCACTGGGCCTGGGCATGTGCGATCTTGGGCGTCCAGAAGATCCATATTGAAATGAGAATCGATACGATGAAGAGACCTCTGGATCGATTCTCTTTTGTCTGCTTTCTTTGTATCTTTTGGCTCATGATGATTCGCCCCTTTAGTATGGTTATTCGCTTTTCTCCTGTCTCTCAGATCAATGTCGCCCGCATGAACTTCTTACGAACTGGATCATTCCGTTCATATACCTCGACTTCATAGAACTATTGAATGCTCCCTACTTCACCGCTTGGCGAAGGTCTTGGATATGGGCCTTCTTCACAAAAGTAGAGCCAACGGTTAACGTAGGATCGGTGTAGCTCAGAGCTGTGAGCCCCAGTGCGGTCAAACCCTCGTTAAGCTTATTTCTCAGATCAATGACATGCTGGGCCCGGATAGGGTTCCCTTGCGCGGGCGGTAAGATTGGGTTCCCTTGGCCGTCCGTTGTTGACCAACTAAATGGTGCGAGCCCTGCGGTTTTACGAACGGCATTCACAGCCTTGAATAGTTCAATAAAGTGCACCGCTTTAATTATTGTTGGCGCAGATGGGTTTTCAGAGAAGCTTACGATCGGATCGTTTGTAAAAGGGAGGGTCGTCGCTAAATCGACATTACTGTATCCGGAAGTATTCCCCGCCGAATCGACCGCGCGAACCCGATAGACGTATGTCACACCTCCATTGATATTATTATCTACGTAGGTCGTCGTGGTTGTCGTTGAAAAGGTCGTATATTGAGCATTATTGAACTTCCGCTCTATCTCATAATGGTGTACACCACTCGGACTCGAAATTGTCCAGGTAAGACTGATTTGGGTTAAGCTTGCGGCATTCGCCACCAGGGTAGACGGTGTGGGGAGAGCACTATTTGAACGAGGAACGCCCGATGAAATATTGCTATTTGCACTTTCGTTCTTTCCGTCAAAAAAGCGTACTGCATAATAGTAAGTTGTTCCGTTTACCAATTGAGTATTCGAATAGCTATTTGCAGAATTACCGGTTAGGGTCGCAATCAGAGTATAAGGTCCGCCGAACTGAGTGCTTCGATAGATCCTCTGTTGGGTTATTTTTGGGCTGATATAGGGAATCCATGTCAAATCCAGCACCCCTCCCGCGTCGTCAGGATGGTCAACGACTTTAAGCCCTCCGGGAGCTGGGGGAACCGCATACCGAACCGTGGTAAAGTCGGCGGCCAATCTTCCATCATTCAGAGTAATGGTGACATTTCCATTGCGATCCACTGCCAAACCGGGAGGAGGGATTGAGTCAAACGTTGAAATATTAATACCGCCCAGCTCTGCACTGACGTAACCGCCCAGCACTGCACTGACGTAATTCGCAGCCCAGATCTGTTCTCCAGTAGGACTATACTTCAATGTCGTATATTGGATCTTACATCCCTGGCTGTCACTTCCATAACAAGTCGTCCCTGTGACATAGATATATCCTGCCCCGTCAATTGCAATGGCAGAGGGAATATCGATATAACCGCTATCATATCGGAGCACCCAAAGCTGATTTCCATTCGAATCATACTTAACAGTCAGGTAATCCTCTGTTTGTGCGATCCCACCCGAGAGTCCGATGTTACTTGAACCGGTTACATAAATATTTCCCTCGGTGTCTACTACGATTGCAACGGGTCGATTATACCATCCAATGTCATACCGAGCCCGGTTATTGGGCCATTGTGCAACTCCGTTCGTGTCATATTTCATGGTTGCATAGCCACTTTTCGTTCCGTTCGAACTGACCCCAGTGACATAAACGTTCCCGATGCTATCCACCGCCATGGCAACCGCTTGGTCGGTTCCTCCGTAATCATATCGGGCCGCCTGGGACCAGAGTGCATTTCCGGTTGGGTCATACTTGAGCGTTGCAAAGTCATCGTTCTGGCCATTTGAACTCGTACCGGTGACATAAATATTCCCTGCGCTGTCAGTTTTAATAGCAACCGCCTTGTCGTCTCCCCCATTGTTATATCGAGCTTGATTGGGGGCCCATTGTGGAATTCCATTTGAATCGTATTTCATTGTTGCGTAATCATAATTGTCGGTTTGATTGGAGCTAGTACCCGTCACATAAACATTCCCTAGATCATCTAAGGCAATCCCGGCCGCCAAGTCCTCCAGAAAATCATAACGGGCCCCTGCCGCTCCCCATAGTGGATTTCCATTTGCATCGTACTTTACAGTTGCATAATCATCATTTGTCCCATTAGAGCTAAAACCTGTTACGTGAACATTTCCCGAATTATCCACGGCGATATCCACCGGTTCATCTTGAAATCCATGGTCGTATTGGACACTCCAAAGCTGATTGCCATCTAAATCATATTTGGTCGTCAGATAATTTTGAGCAAAGCTACTCGTGCCAGTGTCATAGAAACTTCCAGATCCGGTTACATAGATATTTCCAGAGGAATCGGTGACCACCTTTGAGTTTTTAGGCACGTCGGGCATGAGGGTGCTCCAAACGCCGGACTGACCTCGCGCCCATGTCTGATCAACGATGGGAAGAACGGTGATGGTCGCTGGAATCATGGAGGATTGGGATGAGGCATTCGTAACGTTATAAATAAAATCATAGGTTCCTGCCGTGGTCGGCAATCCGTTGATTACGCCCGTTACGCTATTGAGGCTCAGCCCCTGAGGCAAACTCCCTGAAAGGATCATCCAAACATAGGGGCCTGTCCCGCCGTTGTTTGGAAGCGCATAATTGAATCCTTGATTGACGATAGAATTTGCCGTAACAATCGACACGGTCACGCCGGAAACGCTCTGTCCATTGCCACGGGCAAGCCAGCGGCTGTCAGGAACATTGGGATTGGTCCCTAAGATCGCTTCCACGCTGTCGGGAATTCCATCTTTATCGGTGTCCGCGAGAACGGTGCTTGGCCAGGTCTTTAGCACCATCGATGTCAGGAATGCACTCCCTTGCCAACTTCCATCCGTGTTCTGCTGCGTAATCAAATAATCGAGTGCTCCCCCCGTGGCGGCATCGTTGGGCCGAAGCGCTGTTAAAACCTGATAGACGATGGCAGTATCGAGCACAGTGCTTGTGCTATTGAATCCGAATCCGCCATCGGCACCATTTCTTTTCGTCAAAAGCCAAGTGATACCATTATCAATGGCTGTTTGAAGATAATAAGTTGAGCCACAGTACCCGCTGGTCCATCCCTTGGCTGTCTTAATTGCATTAATTTCAAGGACATTTAAGGCTGTCGGCAGAATTCCACTTCCGACCGCAGAGGATGGGGGCGAAGCCCCTGCATTGATGTAGGACCAACTTCCGTCGGATTTCTGCGCGAAAAGAATTCCACAGCTAAGGGCGGTGCTCAAATCCGTATCTTGACCGGGATAGGTATAAGCGGCGGCGCGAATGGCGCTCAGTGCCAGGGGGGTATCTGGGAAACTGGTATCGAAGTGATCGTAAGCACCCCATGTGGCTTGTGTATTCTTCCAATTAACCAGAAGATCAAGATAGCTATTAACGTTTAACCCAGCCTTCTGAAGGGCCAGTACCTTTCGAGAGAGCGAATCGGTGCTGCCGACTTTGGTATTGCTCAACCAAGACACCCCCGCTGTATAAGGAAAGCCCTTCATCCCCGCATTCGCCAGCGCCTGCAGAGTCTCCGCGGTTGTGGCAACCTCCAAACCCGAATTAGTCCTCCAACTCCCATCTCCATTTTGGTGATTAATTAACCACGCAATTGCCTTATTCCGGGCCGCATCGATTTGTGCTTGGGTAGCTGCAAGTGCACTTGAACACAGAACTAAAAGCGCACAGATAGAAAAAACAACCCGAGAAAAGAAAGGCATTAGTCCTCCTGCAAAGAGCATTGGCACTTAAAATATTGTATTGAGTGATTACAAATATGTTTCTTTCTACTGCATTAAGACAGATCATTTAGAAAGAGGATGGCCGCAAAAACCTTCTTCAAAATTCCATATTCCATCCGCCTGTCCTTTTTCCAAAAGGTTGTAAACCTTATATACATCTGCCGCAGGAGGCACATCAATAGCCAATAATCGGCTTGTTGCACCTTCATACGTACATCCTAATCCTTCTATAGGCTCCCAATACTCATTAAATTTGGACTTATTCAGATTACCTGCAAGGAAGATCCGATAAGTTGAATGCCCTCCCCTTGCAGCAACTCCAGAAAAACTTATTATGTCTCCAACATACTCTCCGAAAACCACATCATCCTTGCTCACACCATAAACATAAAATGGGCTATTTAGTATGCAATACTGGCCCTTCGAAACCTCTTTAGCCCACATTGTTTCTGTTGCGGGGCTTTTTTCGACACCCTTTTCTAATGCAAACCAAATCTTAATGAGTTTCTGTTTATCGTTTCCGGAAAGATCATGGCTATGAAGTATTGTCATTTTCTTCTCTTAAGATATTCCTCTGTAGTACTTGTGCGTTTATCGAGATTACAAGTCCTGCATGTATTTTGTGCGTTATCTACCGTATTATTGCCACCACGGGAGGCTGGGTCGGCATGATCGATATTAGATTGATTCGGCCCTGGTTCTCGAGTAGTTTCTACACCACAGAAGACACATCTGTTATCACTTTCTTGCCGTGCCTGGTCTTTGATGGATTCAGGGAATCTTTGACTGGAACCAGGTCCCCCGGAACTTCCAGCTTTTGGACCTCCAGTACCTCCCTCCGTAAAATGAGTGGTCGGAATCATATCCTCGCCATTATTTGGCGTGGACGGGTAAAATATACTTCCGCCAACTATCGCAACACCCACAGTCACTGGGGCGGTAATGAACGCTGCAGCTGCCCCTGCAATAGTTTGAATTCCCTCCAAAGCAACTGCGCCGACCTCTACCATGGTTGGTAGTTCTGGTATAGACAGTGATGGGGCCAAATCTGCCAAGCTCTGGGATGCTGAGGTCATACCCATCACGGCAATAGAACTGACAGAACTCTGATAATAACTGGTCTCACTTACCGCAGTCATGGTTTGTGCAGGACTTTGAGGAGAAAGCCCCCAGGGATCAGTAAAGTTAATGGGATTATTTTTCACATAGGTATAAGGGTTCACACCTCCACTCAACCCAATCGGATCCCTCTGAGTGAACCTCCCAATGCTTGGGTCGTAGTACCTGCCCCGGTAATAAATCAGCCCAGTTTCATCCGGCTCTCTCCCCGTATATCCATATTGCGGAATCGCACCCGTGATGGAAAGAGTGTTCCCCCAGGCGTCATATCGGGCTTGCCCCGTGGTTGCACCGGTCGGATCGCTTACCGCAACGACATTTCCTAACCCGTCTTGATGGTAATACTGAGTCGTAGTAGACGTCGCCCGGATAATCGGATCATCCATGTTGGGGCCATGCGCGTAGGTTGCCTGGGCGGAGGTCCAGGTAGCACCATACTCCGCCACAATATCAGGACCATTGTAAAGGTATTGTGTCACACTGCTACCGACCACCTTCTTGATGCGCCTTCCGTTCGCATCATAGGCATAGTTCTGAGTTGCAATTCCCGTTTTATTCACTTGTGTAAGCCGATCGAACACATCATAGGTGAGGCTGGTCGTCGTCGCCCCCTCGGTTTTCGTAACGAGGCTACCGTTGAGATCATAGACCAGACTTGCCAGGAGAGCACCAGTATCGCTTCCCTGATGAATCTCAGTAAGCTGGTTGGCCGCATTATAAATATAGACCTTCGTGTCGGCCCCATCCGTCTTCGTCCTTCGATTTCCAAGCACGTCGTAGGTATAGCCCTCAATCAGGGCATTCGTGCTGTTATTTCGAGTTTCAGTCAGCCGGCTCAGTTCATCATAGACATACTTGTAAGGAGTCGTGGTTGCGCCGATTGTCTCGTTCTGCGTGAGTCGATTGCCGACGGCATCGTACGTGTAGTCATGCTGGCTAATAATCGTGCTGGACTGACTTCGATTTATGAGCTGTTTGAGAGTGTTGTCTGAATTGTAGGTGTAGCGGGTGTTTACTCCATTCGGGAACCACTTTTCGGTCAGCCGTCCTCCGGGATCATACACATAGCTCACCAAATCACCATTTGGCGCCCAAACGCCGCTGAGGCGGCCGATCGGATTATAGAGATAGTCAGTGTAATTCCCATCGCTATCCTTCATCCGGTTGAGAAGCCCTCCGGGACTATATTCGTATCCCAAAGATTTATTACCCCGTCGGTCAATTACTTGACTAAGGCGATGGGCGGAATTAAAAGAGTACGAAAGGTCTCCGTCAGGATGTTCGATCCGGACGATCTGCCCTAATTGATTTCGAATATATCTGATTGCAGGGTCAGAGTAGGGATCCACCGCAACTTCCGACAGCTGATGTCCATAGTCATAGGCATAACGCGTTGTCTGTTGCTTGGCATCGGTGATTGTCTCTGGATTGCCATACATATCGTAGGTGAAGGTTCGGCTTCTACCGAGCGGATCGGTTTCCTTGAGCTTTCTTCCAAAGTCGTCATAGGTATAGCTCATTTGCAAAGTGACAACATCATTATTCGGACTATTTCCTGTGTTATCTGTTCTACCTGCAGAGATGGTAAGCAGATTGCCGAGATTATCATAGGTGTACCGTGTGACCGGACGGATTTGCCCCAACGTGGGGTCAGTGAAAACCGGGCCGACGATTCGGACAGGGCGGTTCAGTTCACCATATGAGGTTGTCGTGGTCCGATTAAGCGGATCCGTTACGACGGTTACATTTCCGTTGGCGTCATAGTCGAACTGGGTGGTGTGGTTTAATGAATCGATCTGTTTTTTTAAGCGTCCGTCCCGCTCCGGCCCGTAGTATTCGTATTTGATGGTGTTTCCATTTGGATCGGTAATGCTTCTTGGTTTTCCATCCAAATCGAGAGTACGAGTCACCGCATGACCCAGCTCGTTGTATGCCTTGATGACACGGTTGTTCGGGTCGTAATCAAATCCGAGGGTATAGCCATCGGGGTTGGTGATTTTAACCAAATTCCCGGCCATGTCATACTGAAAAGCCGAGACCCCTCCTCCGGCTCCGATGCCGATAATCTTCCTGTCCGAGAAATCAAAAATGGCAGCGGCCTGGTCCACACGGGTCGGAACACCGTTCACGTTTACAGTTAGAATTTCTCCCGTGGGATTGCCATTTGCATCATAGGTATAGTCCCGCAGCTGTCCCACCACATCGCTGCCCTGAATCACTCGACCGACTGCGTCATAATTAAACTGCGTCGGATACCAATCTCCTCTTAAACCAAACTTGACGCGTCCAAAGTAATCATAGTTCAGATTATTGGACTCATCGAATTCCCCTGAGCTGATAATTCCATCACCATTTTTGTCGCCGCGTCGAGTAATTTTCAGGACGAGGAAATTCCCCTCATAGTATTGATACTCCTGAGTCGGACCAACCTGTGTAGCAAAATTTCGCACCTGTTTGACGGTTGACGGGTACCCCCATGTGTTATAGGTCGTGATTGTCCAAGCAACAACGTCCGAAGAAACCGGCGTATAGGTGGTTGGATCGATTGACGCGCCGATGCCATTTTTAAGGGCAATCCGTTGGAGCACATTTCCATTGGAATCGTATTTAAGCAGCGTGTAGTTGCCATTGGCATCTTTGATCTTGCCGGGCCGATTAAAGGCATTGAAGTAGCTATATTGGATCGTGCTGCCGGAGGGATTTGTGATCGTTGTGACGTTTCCCGTCGCATCATAAGCATACTGGGTGGTGTTGC encodes:
- a CDS encoding SBBP repeat-containing protein gives rise to the protein MPFFSRVVFSICALLVLCSSALAATQAQIDAARNKAIAWLINHQNGDGSWRTNSGLEVATTAETLQALANAGMKGFPYTAGVSWLSNTKVGSTDSLSRKVLALQKAGLNVNSYLDLLVNWKNTQATWGAYDHFDTSFPDTPLALSAIRAAAYTYPGQDTDLSTALSCGILFAQKSDGSWSYINAGASPPSSAVGSGILPTALNVLEINAIKTAKGWTSGYCGSTYYLQTAIDNGITWLLTKRNGADGGFGFNSTSTVLDTAIVYQVLTALRPNDAATGGALDYLITQQNTDGSWQGSAFLTSMVLKTWPSTVLADTDKDGIPDSVEAILGTNPNVPDSRWLARGNGQSVSGVTVSIVTANSIVNQGFNYALPNNGGTGPYVWMILSGSLPQGLSLNSVTGVINGLPTTAGTYDFIYNVTNASSQSSMIPATITVLPIVDQTWARGQSGVWSTLMPDVPKNSKVVTDSSGNIYVTGSGSFYDTGTSSFAQNYLTTKYDLDGNQLWSVQYDHGFQDEPVDIAVDNSGNVHVTGFSSNGTNDDYATVKYDANGNPLWGAAGARYDFLEDLAAGIALDDLGNVYVTGTSSNQTDNYDYATMKYDSNGIPQWAPNQARYNNGGDDKAVAIKTDSAGNIYVTGTSSNGQNDDFATLKYDPTGNALWSQAARYDYGGTDQAVAMAVDSIGNVYVTGVSSNGTKSGYATMKYDTNGVAQWPNNRARYDIGWYNRPVAIVVDTEGNIYVTGSSNIGLSGGIAQTEDYLTVKYDSNGNQLWVLRYDSGYIDIPSAIAIDGAGYIYVTGTTCYGSDSQGCKIQYTTLKYSPTGEQIWAANYVSAVLGGYVSAELGGINISTFDSIPPPGLAVDRNGNVTITLNDGRLAADFTTVRYAVPPAPGGLKVVDHPDDAGGVLDLTWIPYISPKITQQRIYRSTQFGGPYTLIATLTGNSANSYSNTQLVNGTTYYYAVRFFDGKNESANSNISSGVPRSNSALPTPSTLVANAASLTQISLTWTISSPSGVHHYEIERKFNNAQYTTFSTTTTTTYVDNNINGGVTYVYRVRAVDSAGNTSGYSNVDLATTLPFTNDPIVSFSENPSAPTIIKAVHFIELFKAVNAVRKTAGLAPFSWSTTDGQGNPILPPAQGNPIRAQHVIDLRNKLNEGLTALGLTALSYTDPTLTVGSTFVKKAHIQDLRQAVK
- a CDS encoding DUF4265 domain-containing protein, encoding MTILHSHDLSGNDKQKLIKIWFALEKGVEKSPATETMWAKEVSKGQYCILNSPFYVYGVSKDDVVFGEYVGDIISFSGVAARGGHSTYRIFLAGNLNKSKFNEYWEPIEGLGCTYEGATSRLLAIDVPPAADVYKVYNLLEKGQADGIWNFEEGFCGHPLSK